AAAATGAAAATGTTAAAAATTTAAAAGAGTTGATGAATTTAGGTATAGAAATATCATTAGATGATTTCGGTACAGGTTATTCGTCAATTAGAAATATGGCTTTTTTCCCTGTATCGGAAGTTAAGATTGATAAAGGTTTCATTGATTATATAATTGAAGATGAAAAGATGGAAAAGTTAGTGTCGTTGATAATAGTTACTGCACATAAACTAGGATATACAGTTACAGCAGAAGGTGTGGAATATAAAGGACAATTGAATAAGCTATTAGAGTATTCATGTGATAAAATACAAGGATTTTACTTAGCAAAACCTATGAGTGCACAAGATATTGTTGAGTTTATAAGGTATAGTAACCTTAATGAACTATCGAAGTGAATAATAAAATAATATATCTTATTTTAAATTTTATATCTTGATTTTACTAAATCAAAGATAATAATATATATGTGTACAAGCTCTTAGATTTATTATTCTACAGAATGGAGTGAAGCACTTATGATAAATAAAAGAATTTGAAGAGTTTTTATAGGTGTAATAGTTTTAATAGCTGTTATTACTTTAATAGTATTTTCTAAAAATTCATTAAATGGAATACAAAAGCCTTTGTTAAAACAGACTACAGAAGCTATGAGTCAAAATATAATAGAAGAAAACAAAATAAATGAAGTTGAAAAAAATGAACACTCAATCCAACAACTCCAAAATATTAGTAACAGTAGTATAATTGATACCCAAATACCTATTTTAATGTATCATCATATAAGTGAGAATCCTGA
The nucleotide sequence above comes from Caldisalinibacter kiritimatiensis. Encoded proteins:
- a CDS encoding EAL domain-containing protein; its protein translation is MKKKNCQLLLDSNFSQLKFEITETQILTLENENVKNLKELMNLGIEISLDDFGTGYSSIRNMAFFPVSEVKIDKGFIDYIIEDEKMEKLVSLIIVTAHKLGYTVTAEGVEYKGQLNKLLEYSCDKIQGFYLAKPMSAQDIVEFIRYSNLNELSK